The uncultured Sphaerochaeta sp. genome includes the window TGTCCTGCTTTTTGGTCCAATTTTCGCTTATATCTGATCAGAGGGAGAGAATGGTTTCCCAAACGACCTCATCAACGGGAATGCCCTTCTCTAGATTCTCCTTTCTTGTTTGCTCCCTGAATTGGCCTGGATAACGAACAGGTTTCTCTGCCTCCAAAGGGGTTGAGTTTACCAGGTCTTCAAGGGTTGCCTGGATCTCTTTCTGCAGGTTCTCCTGGTCGGGGAACTTGGAGGTATCAAAGACCAAAAAGATCTGGGAGACTTCCCCTTCCTCCTCCAAGGACCCAATTGATCGGGTAGTCCTTCCACCAGAGAGGGTTGCAGCAATCAAATCAAGGGCAAGAGCCAAGCTGGTTCCCTTCCAGAAACCAATGGGAAGAGATCGCTTGCTTTGTAGGATCGCTTCTGGGTCGGTAGTAAGCTCTCCCTTTTCGTCCCATCCACCTGGGACGGGTAGTTCCCTCTTCTCCCTTACATAGGTTTCCAGCTTGCCATAACTGAAAAGTGACATCGCCATATCAACAAGAAGTGGCCCTTCTTCACTGGGAATGGCAAGTACCAGAGGATTGTTCCCAATCTTGGTATCAGAGCCCCCCCATGGGCTCATCAGTGGCATCGTGTTGGTCCAGAGAAGCGCAATACACCCCTCCTTGGCAGCCATCAATCCATAGGTACCAGGTCTCATCCAATGGTTGGTATGCTTCAAGGCAACGCAACCGATGGTATGCTCTTTTGCCAGTTCAATAGCTCGCTTCATGGAGGCATAGGCATTGAGGTTTCCTACACCACGCTTTCCATCCCATCGCTCAAGAGAAGCGAATGAATCACTCATTTGGGCATGGGCGTGCACATCGACACGCTTTTCATCAATACCCTTGATCAATGAGGCAAATCGATTTGCCCCATGGGTGTATACCCCTTCAAGTGAAGTTTCAGCTATCAGTCGAGCACAGAGCGCAGCATCATGCTTCTCCATCTCCCGGCTCTCAAGCACGCGTTCAAATTGTGCACACATCGTCTCAAATGGAATTCGCATCATAGATTCTCTCCTTCCCATACCAACACCTGGTCTGGATCACGCAAATAGATAACGCACCCCCGCACAGGACGTTGATACATTCT containing:
- the yiaK gene encoding 3-dehydro-L-gulonate 2-dehydrogenase, with product MMRIPFETMCAQFERVLESREMEKHDAALCARLIAETSLEGVYTHGANRFASLIKGIDEKRVDVHAHAQMSDSFASLERWDGKRGVGNLNAYASMKRAIELAKEHTIGCVALKHTNHWMRPGTYGLMAAKEGCIALLWTNTMPLMSPWGGSDTKIGNNPLVLAIPSEEGPLLVDMAMSLFSYGKLETYVREKRELPVPGGWDEKGELTTDPEAILQSKRSLPIGFWKGTSLALALDLIAATLSGGRTTRSIGSLEEEGEVSQIFLVFDTSKFPDQENLQKEIQATLEDLVNSTPLEAEKPVRYPGQFREQTRKENLEKGIPVDEVVWETILSL